The Hemibagrus wyckioides isolate EC202008001 linkage group LG15, SWU_Hwy_1.0, whole genome shotgun sequence genome window below encodes:
- the sp5l gene encoding sp5 transcription factor-like — protein sequence MAALALSRTDNLLHNFLQDRTPSSSPESGPNPLSFLATTCSQAWQVSGSVATEGAQFPYEGTVGTTSSMFQFWSNDVAPSSSLSAHHMAFTVPKMQFPGHVQSSLGAHSHHHHHHHHHHHHHELPLTPPAEPPASYSFEVSPVKMLSSQAQGNTQYYAQHNAVGQNFPSFLQNNSARPHLPGGHIEDSQQWWSLPQSNTSTSSHPFSLGRQLVLGHQPQIAALLQGTSKSLLSSTRRCRRCKCPNCQSTGNTVGSLEFGKKRLHICHIPECGKVYKKTSHLKAHLRWHAGERPFICNWLFCGKSFTRSDELQRHLRTHTGEKRFGCTQCGKRFMRSDHLSKHVKTHQSRKGRSSQPSHVDPQLNNIKRE from the exons ATGGCTGCACTGGCGCTCTCCAGAACCGACAATTTACTCCATAACTTCTTACAG GATCGTACCCCGAGCTCCTCTCCAGAGAGTGGTCCCAATCCGCTGTCTTTCCTGGCCACCACGTGCAGCCAGGCTTGGCAGGTGAGCGGCAGCGTGGCCACTGAGGGGGCTCAGTTCCCCTATGAGGGCACAGTGGGGACCACATCCAGCATGTTTCAGTTCTGGAGCAATGACGTGGCCCCCAGCTCCAGCCTGAGTGCCCATCATATGGCCTTCACCGTGCCCAAGATGCAGTTCCCTGGCCATGTGCAGAGTAGCCTGGGCGCACACTcgcaccaccaccatcatcatcatcaccaccaccatcaccatgaGCTGCCTCTTACCCCTCCAGCCGAACCTCCTGCTTCATATTCATTCGAGGTCTCGCCTGTCAAAATGCTGTCATCACAGGCGCAAGGAAACACTCAGTACTATGCACAGCACAATGCCGTTGGCCAGAACTTTCCCAGCTTCCTGCAGAACAATTCAGCCAGACCCCATTTGCCTGGAGGGCACATCGAAGACAGCCAACAGTGGTGGAGTCTCCCTCAGAGCAACACCAGCACCTCCAGTCACCCATTTTCCCTGGGCAGGCAGTTGGTTTTAGGCCACCAGCCTCAGATTGCTGCTCTGCTGCAAGGCACCTCCAAGAGTCTGCTGAGCTCCACACGCCGCTGCCGCCGCTGTAAGTGCCCAAACTGCCAATCCACGGGGAACACCGTCGGCAGCCTGGAGTTTGGCAAAAAAAGACTGCACATCTGCCACATCCCAGAGTGTGGCAAGGTGTATAAGAAGACGTCCCACCTAAAGGCGCACTTGCGCTGGCATGCAGGGGAGAGGCCATTCATTTGCAACTGGCTCTTCTGCGGGAAGAGCTTCACACGTTCAGACGAGCTCCAGAGGcacctgcgcacacacaccggCGAGAAGCGTTTCGGCTGCACACAGTGCGGCAAGCGGTTCATGCGTAGCGATCACCTCTCCAAGCATGTCAAAACCCACCAGAGCAGGAAGGGCCGATCCAGCCAACCCTCTCACGTTGACCCACAGCTGAACAACATTAAAAGGGAGTGA